From bacterium, a single genomic window includes:
- a CDS encoding efflux RND transporter permease subunit: protein MSNGMGPAGRIARFFVDSKLTPLLVVAALLLGALAAFNTPREEEPQIVVPMIDVMVGFPGASAAEVENRIAVPLEKRMREIPGVEYVYSTSMPGAAMVTVRFLVGEDRERSLVKVYDKLASGMDAVPEGATPPLVKYRSIDDVPILSLTFWGGRASGYEARRVAEAVAREVAKLDDVSAVKVIGGERRALRVVLDPGRMAASGVDPAALAQALRFQNAAAPAGSYEAGDREIKVETGGFLASADDVRALVVGAPQGRPVRLRDVADVVDGPDEPSDYVFFAAGPAAASKGIRRAAGGDAPLPAATLAVAKRRGADAYRVADEVLRKVDELRGRVVPAGIEVATTRDYGETAKDKVDELMLHLGVDILAVTLFVALTLGWRGAAVVFVSLPVTFALTLFVYYVFGYTLNRVTLFALIFVTGIVVDDSIIVVENVSRHLAMRKLPPLRAAIAAIDEVGNPTILATLTVIAALLPMAFVRGLMGPYMRPMPVGASLAMVFSLLVALVAAPWFAYRLLRGAKGHGGGEYDVARTRAYRLYERFVGPLLDSPRRRWLFLGGVALALAAAVALVPLKLVAVKMLPFDDKSELQVVVDMPEGTTLERTAEVAREIGAYARTVPEVADVETYVGTAAPFNFNGLVRHYDLRRGGNVADLQVNFVGKKERSAQSHDLARRMRGPIERIARAAGAAVKIAEVPPGPPVLSTLVAEVYGPTDEARLATAREVKRIFERTAGVVDVDWFVEAPQEKRTFVVDREKAALAGVPEAQVARTLRALLAGEDAGLLHVPDAVEPTPITLRLPRAARSSAADLGAVRVASLSGAMVPLSELTRVETAVEPPWRYRKDGKPVVYVVGETAGRRESPVYAILAMKKEIAKLRAPGGAEVKQFFRETPWSQERPAVKWDGEWQITYEVFRDLGLSFAAVLVLIYLLIIGWFRSLTVPATMMIAIPLALVGVLPAHGLFGAYFTATSMIGFIALAGIMVRNSVLLIDFVNLSLARGRSLREAVIEAGAVRTRPIVLTAGTVVVGAFVIIFDPIFQGLAIALIAGGVVSTILTLGVVPVVHYLVERRRTT from the coding sequence ATGTCGAACGGAATGGGCCCCGCGGGGCGGATCGCGCGCTTCTTCGTCGACTCCAAGCTGACGCCGCTGCTCGTCGTCGCGGCGCTGCTGCTCGGCGCCTTGGCGGCGTTCAACACGCCGCGCGAGGAGGAGCCGCAGATCGTCGTGCCGATGATCGACGTGATGGTCGGCTTCCCCGGCGCCTCGGCGGCCGAGGTCGAGAACCGGATCGCCGTGCCGCTGGAGAAGCGGATGCGCGAGATCCCCGGCGTCGAGTACGTCTACTCGACCTCGATGCCCGGGGCGGCGATGGTCACGGTGCGCTTCCTCGTCGGCGAGGACCGCGAGCGGAGCCTCGTCAAGGTCTACGACAAGCTGGCCTCGGGGATGGACGCCGTCCCCGAGGGGGCGACGCCGCCGCTGGTCAAGTACCGTTCGATCGACGACGTGCCGATCCTCTCGCTGACCTTCTGGGGCGGGCGGGCGAGCGGCTACGAGGCGCGGCGCGTCGCCGAGGCGGTCGCGCGCGAGGTCGCCAAGCTGGACGACGTCTCGGCGGTCAAGGTGATCGGCGGCGAGCGGCGCGCGTTGCGCGTCGTGCTCGATCCGGGGCGGATGGCCGCGTCGGGCGTCGATCCCGCGGCGCTGGCGCAGGCGCTCCGCTTCCAGAACGCCGCGGCGCCGGCCGGGTCGTACGAGGCCGGCGACCGCGAAATCAAGGTCGAGACCGGCGGCTTCCTCGCTTCGGCGGACGACGTCCGCGCGCTCGTCGTCGGCGCGCCGCAGGGGCGCCCGGTCCGCCTGCGCGACGTCGCCGACGTCGTGGACGGGCCGGACGAGCCGAGCGACTACGTCTTCTTCGCCGCCGGCCCGGCCGCGGCGTCGAAGGGGATCCGCCGCGCCGCGGGGGGGGACGCGCCGCTTCCCGCGGCGACGCTCGCGGTCGCCAAGCGCCGGGGCGCCGACGCCTACCGCGTCGCGGACGAGGTCCTGCGCAAGGTGGACGAGCTGCGCGGCCGCGTCGTCCCCGCGGGGATCGAGGTCGCGACGACCCGCGACTACGGCGAGACGGCGAAGGACAAGGTGGACGAGCTGATGCTCCACCTCGGCGTGGACATCCTCGCCGTGACGCTCTTCGTCGCGCTGACCCTGGGCTGGCGCGGGGCGGCGGTCGTCTTCGTCTCGCTGCCGGTGACCTTCGCGCTGACCCTCTTCGTCTACTACGTCTTCGGCTACACGCTGAACCGGGTGACGCTGTTCGCGCTGATCTTCGTCACCGGCATCGTCGTGGACGACTCGATCATCGTCGTCGAGAACGTCAGCCGGCACCTCGCGATGCGCAAGCTGCCGCCGCTGCGGGCGGCGATCGCGGCGATCGACGAGGTCGGCAACCCGACGATCCTCGCCACGCTGACGGTGATCGCGGCGCTGCTGCCGATGGCCTTCGTGCGCGGGCTGATGGGCCCCTACATGCGCCCGATGCCGGTCGGGGCCTCGCTGGCGATGGTCTTCTCGCTGCTCGTCGCGCTCGTCGCCGCGCCGTGGTTCGCCTACCGCCTGCTGCGCGGCGCGAAGGGGCACGGCGGCGGCGAGTACGACGTCGCGCGGACCCGCGCCTACCGCCTCTACGAGCGGTTCGTCGGACCGCTGCTCGACTCGCCGCGGCGGCGTTGGCTGTTCCTCGGCGGCGTGGCGCTCGCCCTGGCGGCGGCGGTCGCGCTCGTGCCGCTGAAGCTGGTCGCGGTGAAGATGCTGCCGTTCGACGACAAGAGCGAGCTGCAGGTCGTCGTGGACATGCCCGAGGGCACGACGCTGGAGCGGACGGCGGAGGTGGCGCGGGAGATCGGCGCCTACGCGCGGACCGTCCCGGAGGTCGCCGACGTCGAGACGTACGTCGGAACCGCCGCGCCGTTCAACTTCAACGGGCTCGTGCGGCACTACGACCTGCGGCGCGGCGGGAACGTCGCCGACCTGCAGGTCAACTTCGTCGGCAAGAAGGAGCGGTCCGCGCAGAGCCACGACCTCGCGCGGCGGATGCGCGGGCCGATCGAGCGGATCGCGCGCGCGGCGGGCGCGGCGGTGAAGATCGCCGAGGTCCCGCCGGGGCCGCCGGTCCTCTCGACGCTGGTCGCCGAGGTCTACGGACCGACCGACGAGGCGCGCCTCGCGACGGCGCGCGAGGTGAAGCGGATCTTCGAGCGGACCGCCGGCGTCGTGGACGTGGACTGGTTCGTCGAGGCGCCGCAGGAGAAGCGGACCTTCGTCGTGGACCGCGAGAAGGCGGCGCTCGCCGGCGTGCCGGAGGCGCAGGTCGCGCGGACGCTGCGCGCGCTGCTCGCCGGCGAGGACGCCGGGCTGCTGCACGTGCCCGACGCCGTCGAGCCGACGCCGATCACGCTGCGGCTGCCGCGCGCGGCGCGCTCCTCGGCGGCCGACCTCGGCGCCGTGCGCGTCGCGTCGCTGTCCGGCGCGATGGTCCCGCTCTCCGAACTGACGCGCGTGGAGACGGCGGTCGAGCCGCCGTGGCGCTACCGCAAGGACGGCAAGCCGGTGGTCTACGTCGTCGGCGAGACGGCGGGGCGGCGGGAGAGTCCGGTCTACGCGATCCTGGCGATGAAGAAGGAGATCGCGAAGCTCCGCGCGCCGGGCGGCGCCGAGGTGAAGCAGTTCTTCCGCGAGACGCCGTGGTCGCAGGAGCGGCCGGCGGTGAAGTGGGACGGCGAGTGGCAGATCACCTACGAGGTGTTCCGCGACCTCGGGCTCTCGTTCGCCGCGGTGCTGGTGTTGATCTACCTGCTGATCATCGGCTGGTTCCGCTCGCTGACGGTTCCGGCGACGATGATGATCGCCATCCCGCTGGCGCTGGTCGGCGTGCTTCCCGCGCACGGCCTGTTCGGGGCCTACTTCACGGCGACGTCGATGATCGGCTTCATCGCGCTGGCGGGGATCATGGTGCGGAACTCGGTGCTGCTGATCGACTTCGTCAACCTCTCGCTGGCGCGCGGGCGCTCGCTGCGCGAGGCGGTGATCGAGGCCGGCGCGGTGCGGACGCGGCCGATCGTGCTCACCGCGGGCACCGTCGTTGTCGGGGCGTTCGTGATCATCTTCGACCCGATCTTCCAGGGCCTCGCCATCGCCCTGATCGCCGGCGGCGTCGTCTCCACGATCCTCACGCTGGGGGTGGTGCCCGTGGTCCACTACCTCG
- a CDS encoding efflux RND transporter periplasmic adaptor subunit, with product MKTTERNAPAAREPKGATKMFVRPTIKTLFVLAAAAAAAPLLVSCGGAPRSAAAERPAAVAAPVAVAALAETPEFASATGEVAPYERANPGTKLLGRVERVFAREGDAVRAGQTLAALDAADVRAQVGLADAAVASAQAQYDNAAAMYRRIQTLAARGSATAKNLEDAAAGNAMAAAGLAQAQAGAAAARATLAYAEVKAPISGLVSAKRIEVGDMAAPGAPLFTIDDVSRVKVLAELAEADLAGVVPGAPARARIDALGREFAATVDRVSPAGDPRSRTFEVQIVVDNKDGALRPGMYARALFPKAPRKALFVPKSALTTRGELVGLYALDDEGAARLRWVRVGREEGDKVEVLSGLAAGERYVAAPPAELVDGAPVAAR from the coding sequence ATGAAGACGACGGAACGGAACGCGCCCGCGGCGCGGGAACCGAAGGGAGCCACGAAGATGTTCGTTCGTCCGACGATCAAGACGCTGTTCGTCCTCGCCGCCGCCGCGGCGGCGGCCCCGCTCCTCGTCTCGTGCGGCGGCGCGCCGCGGTCGGCGGCCGCGGAACGGCCGGCCGCGGTCGCGGCGCCGGTCGCCGTCGCCGCGCTCGCCGAGACGCCGGAGTTCGCCTCCGCGACCGGCGAGGTCGCGCCGTACGAGCGCGCGAACCCCGGCACGAAGCTGCTCGGCCGCGTGGAGCGGGTCTTCGCGCGGGAAGGGGACGCGGTGCGGGCGGGACAGACGCTGGCCGCGCTCGACGCGGCGGACGTCCGCGCGCAGGTCGGGTTGGCCGACGCCGCGGTCGCCTCGGCGCAGGCGCAGTACGACAACGCCGCCGCGATGTACAGGCGCATCCAGACGCTCGCCGCGCGCGGCTCGGCGACGGCGAAGAACCTCGAGGACGCCGCCGCGGGGAACGCGATGGCCGCGGCGGGGCTGGCGCAGGCCCAGGCCGGCGCGGCGGCGGCGCGCGCGACGCTCGCCTACGCCGAGGTCAAGGCGCCGATCTCGGGGCTCGTCTCGGCGAAGCGGATCGAGGTCGGGGACATGGCCGCGCCCGGCGCGCCGCTCTTCACCATCGACGACGTCTCCCGCGTCAAGGTCCTCGCCGAGCTGGCCGAGGCGGACCTCGCCGGCGTCGTCCCCGGCGCGCCGGCGCGGGCGCGGATCGACGCGCTCGGGCGCGAGTTCGCGGCGACGGTGGACCGCGTCTCCCCCGCCGGCGATCCGCGCAGCCGCACGTTCGAGGTGCAGATCGTCGTGGACAACAAGGACGGCGCGCTGCGCCCCGGGATGTACGCCCGCGCCCTCTTCCCCAAGGCGCCGCGCAAGGCGCTCTTCGTGCCGAAGAGCGCGCTGACGACGCGGGGCGAGCTGGTCGGTCTCTACGCGCTCGACGACGAGGGCGCGGCGCGGCTGCGCTGGGTCCGCGTCGGCCGCGAGGAGGGCGACAAGGTCGAGGTCCTCTCCGGCCTTGCGGCGGGGGAGCGGTACGTCGCCGCGCCGCCCGCCGAGCTCGTGGACGGCGCCCCGGTCGCGGCGCGCTGA